The following DNA comes from Poecilia reticulata strain Guanapo linkage group LG16, Guppy_female_1.0+MT, whole genome shotgun sequence.
CTAAGATAACAACAACATTGTTAGACAAAAACAGCAAGCCAGCTCAAACCTGTTGAAATAATCAGACCCAGTTGAGAGACAAAGCACGGATGAGACTGTGCCTTTAAAGTTGAAAGCTTGATAGATCTGTCCAGAAATATCTGGAACCTTTTTCAtatctttgttctgttttctctcagtgCCGGCTCTGGCCCAGGCTGCAGCTATGCCTCTTCTGGAAGAGAACACGCTGTCTCAAGAGCACCCACCTACCCTCCCCGTGGTCATCATAGGTAAATTATTGCTTACCTTAATCAGGTCAACCTTGTTCTTCCTCTTTTGGTCTCAATTGTATCAGCGTACTCACATTTTTCCGACTATTTGTTTGCAGGGAATGGCCCATCAGGTATTTGTCTGTCCTACTTGTTAAGTGGATACAAGCCCTACCTGGACACCGCAACGGTTCACCCAAACCCGATTCTGTacaggaagctgcaggaggCCACGCACCTCTCTATTACAGaacaggtagaaaaaaaaatcatgttcaCACAGAAGGTGTTTCATACATGAAACTCAGATGTGtcaaaatactgtttttttttttttttttttccaggataTGAAATACTTGAGCGAAGGTCTCGAGGGACGATCAAGGAATCCCGTGGCTGTGCTATTTGATACACTCCTTCACCCCAATGCTGACTTTGGCTATGAGTTCCCACCAGTCCTCAAGTGGAGGAGAGACAAGCATCAACAAATTCCACATCTTGTTTTGGGAAAGGGAACACCTGGGGGTGCCTGGCATGTAAGTTTATTCTACAAAAGCCTTCTAACGTATCTGGGTTTTGTGTCAACAGAGTATTTTGCTTTGACCACACTGTTGGTTGCCTCTCCTCAGGCAATGGAAGGCTCCATGTTGACTGTTAGTCTTGGCATCTGGATGGAGCTTCCTGGAGTCAACTACAGAGACATGACCAATGGGAAAAGAAGGTAAATAAGAGCCTCACACAGCATTGATGGGTCAAGCTTTAGTTTCACTGGGCACTCATGTTCTCACTGTCCTCATCTTCTTCTTTAGAGATGTAACCAGTGACAGAGCCACCCCAGAGGAGATCTCATCCTATTACAAAGACTATGTGAAGCTAAAGGGTCTGCAGAAGAATTTTGTTGACAACACTTACGTGACCTCTGTTCAGAAACTTTGCAGAGGGCATGAGCAGGAAGGTCTGGAAAATGGGCAAGAAGATCAAAGGGTGGTTGATGGTGGGAATGGGCACTTTGAGGAGAATGGCAAAGAGTGTGAAAAcaatggaggaggaggaggcacgCTCTGGGAGATCAGGGGTTATCGACAGGTACAGAGCGACACTCACGTCCCCTTCTCCCTGTTTGCTGAGAATGTGGTCCTGGCCACTGGCGCATCCGATTCTCCAGTCAGATTAGGTGTAGAGGGTGAAGATCTACCTTTTGTGTTCCACAGCATCTCAGACCTGGGCTTGGCTGTAAGCCAGGGAAAACTGGATGTGAACTCTGATCCAGTTCTAGTTGTAGGTGCTGGTCTAAGTGCCGCTGATGCAGTTCTATGTGCGCTCAACAGCAACATCAGAGTGCTGCATGTTTTCCGGAAGAACGTAGACAACCCAGACCTCATCTTTAAGCAGCTTCCCAAGACCCTGTAcccagaataccacaaagtgtACAACATGATGTCTTCCCAGACATGTACCAATGTGGCATCCTTGTCCTCCTCTAACAGACCCCAGGCAGTTAGCATTGCCTCTTCAGTATGTGCCAAGATGTGCCCTAAACCTCAGCTTTCTGCAGGGAGCATTGCTGGAGGTTCTAGCATCAGTCTCTTTCCCGATTACACCAGTTTTCCCGAACACTGTGTGGTGTCGTTCCAGTCTGACATGAAGTGTCTGCTACAAGGGGATAACTCCCTTAAGGCCTTCAAGATCTCAATGGCCTTGGTGTTGATTGGGACAAACCCAAACCTGTTCTTCCTTAAAGGTCAGGGCCAGTACCTGGGACAAGATCCGACAAGGCCAATCTCCTGCAAGCAGAATCCCATCGACATCAACCCTTACACGTTTGAGTGCACCAAGGAGCCGGGGCTGTTTGCCATGGGTCCGCTGGTGGGAGACAACTTTGTTCGATTTCTGAAGGGTGGCGCTTTAGGCATCACCTCCTGTCTGCTGAAAAGACTCAAGAAGAGAGGAAAACTCATCAGCAACGGAGGGaacaacttcatttaaaaatgatcaggaaaacataaatctgcTCTTAGCGCACAGgtttcaaggaaaaaaaattggtaaaacagaagtttttctattttttaaaaaaatcattaatacaGTGTTTTGCCATCTAAGCTTATAGGTTTTATATGTTCATGAAGCCAAAAAGACGTTGGATGTACACAAGTTTCTAACGAAACAAAATACGACAGCTTTTAAGTCTTGTCTGACTTCATAAGAAGTCTCCATAGGTTCAGGATAATATGTGTCAATGGTTTATAGCTCATCTGTCATCTCATAACAGTATTGGACCTAGTTTTAATCAGGGTTATTTTTCCATTCACGGCGTGTCTTCAGGCAGTCTACTAACATTAACATTCAAAGCAAAGGACTTGAGATGAAATGTATCCTGACAGTCAGTACCTACAGACATATAATACAGGGACGCTGCTACACTAACATATGTTGTAATTTCCAAAACGTATCATGTCACAGTCATGAGCTGTCTCTTCTCTATGACATAAACAATAGATAAATAACCTCTGATCCTAaagattaatgtcaaaataagGGTCTTGATGCCTCTGATTAATGAAACTGTTCTCTTTTATTTCAGTACATTCTCTTTTTGGCCTCAGTTGTAGGTTATTTGCCGATATTGCAACTTTCAATGCGTTCTATGCAAATACAGAGACAAGCAAAACTATTCACAACCCTTGAACTtcatcacattttgttacacAACTTCAAGCTTGAACGTGTTTTACTTGGATTCTATATGATAGAGCAACATAGTTGTAAAGGAGGGGAAATTGATTTATGGTTTGCAAAAAAGTCCTAAAGTCAAACCCCTTTGTTCAGATACTCATAAAAATGCCTTCAGAATTCACCAAGCTATGGGAAACCATAGATTGGTAATCTCAATGAAAATATCTATTTTCATTGAAGGCCTTTGAGGTTTGTTAGAGCACGTTAGTGAATAAACATCATCATGAAGCCCAAGCAACTGAGCAGACCAACACAGCCTTAGGGCGTTTTGATAATCACTTTAAAATCAATGCACCGTTTTCCTTCTATTTGACAGTcctgcactactttgtgttggtctgtcacataaaatccaaatgaaatacactc
Coding sequences within:
- the osgin2 gene encoding oxidative stress-induced growth inhibitor 2 isoform X1 — encoded protein: MYDDEREVWLIISFKRPQTAIDPSHRSVSIYTVGKGLPWVVITGRDCEWRQTDKSQHVPALAQAAAMPLLEENTLSQEHPPTLPVVIIGNGPSGICLSYLLSGYKPYLDTATVHPNPILYRKLQEATHLSITEQDMKYLSEGLEGRSRNPVAVLFDTLLHPNADFGYEFPPVLKWRRDKHQQIPHLVLGKGTPGGAWHAMEGSMLTVSLGIWMELPGVNYRDMTNGKRRDVTSDRATPEEISSYYKDYVKLKGLQKNFVDNTYVTSVQKLCRGHEQEGLENGQEDQRVVDGGNGHFEENGKECENNGGGGGTLWEIRGYRQVQSDTHVPFSLFAENVVLATGASDSPVRLGVEGEDLPFVFHSISDLGLAVSQGKLDVNSDPVLVVGAGLSAADAVLCALNSNIRVLHVFRKNVDNPDLIFKQLPKTLYPEYHKVYNMMSSQTCTNVASLSSSNRPQAVSIASSVCAKMCPKPQLSAGSIAGGSSISLFPDYTSFPEHCVVSFQSDMKCLLQGDNSLKAFKISMALVLIGTNPNLFFLKGQGQYLGQDPTRPISCKQNPIDINPYTFECTKEPGLFAMGPLVGDNFVRFLKGGALGITSCLLKRLKKRGKLISNGGNNFI
- the osgin2 gene encoding oxidative stress-induced growth inhibitor 2 isoform X2, with translation MPLLEENTLSQEHPPTLPVVIIGNGPSGICLSYLLSGYKPYLDTATVHPNPILYRKLQEATHLSITEQDMKYLSEGLEGRSRNPVAVLFDTLLHPNADFGYEFPPVLKWRRDKHQQIPHLVLGKGTPGGAWHAMEGSMLTVSLGIWMELPGVNYRDMTNGKRRDVTSDRATPEEISSYYKDYVKLKGLQKNFVDNTYVTSVQKLCRGHEQEGLENGQEDQRVVDGGNGHFEENGKECENNGGGGGTLWEIRGYRQVQSDTHVPFSLFAENVVLATGASDSPVRLGVEGEDLPFVFHSISDLGLAVSQGKLDVNSDPVLVVGAGLSAADAVLCALNSNIRVLHVFRKNVDNPDLIFKQLPKTLYPEYHKVYNMMSSQTCTNVASLSSSNRPQAVSIASSVCAKMCPKPQLSAGSIAGGSSISLFPDYTSFPEHCVVSFQSDMKCLLQGDNSLKAFKISMALVLIGTNPNLFFLKGQGQYLGQDPTRPISCKQNPIDINPYTFECTKEPGLFAMGPLVGDNFVRFLKGGALGITSCLLKRLKKRGKLISNGGNNFI